In Candidatus Micrarchaeia archaeon, a single window of DNA contains:
- a CDS encoding recombination protein NinG has product MGFKKSKRSFIRKPKKATPKSKAWGAASRYGRLRDAIAYCKENGIDLRQFNRPEDIIVKCCTCRKVLPWIRMDCGHWIGRGIGGSSGVYFDERNWDAQCKTCNGFGSEQEKIHEQYIREKRGQKVIDELEAKHHITPNFSDFAMMATEQMYKEKYEQLLVENGLR; this is encoded by the coding sequence ATGGGCTTTAAAAAGAGCAAGAGGAGTTTTATAAGAAAACCGAAAAAGGCTACGCCAAAAAGCAAAGCTTGGGGCGCAGCGAGCAGATACGGCAGACTAAGAGACGCTATTGCTTATTGTAAAGAAAATGGAATTGACTTACGGCAATTTAATCGACCAGAAGACATTATTGTGAAGTGTTGTACTTGCCGCAAGGTTTTGCCGTGGATTAGAATGGATTGCGGACACTGGATAGGCAGGGGGATTGGCGGCTCGAGCGGAGTTTATTTTGACGAAAGAAACTGGGACGCACAATGTAAAACCTGTAATGGCTTTGGAAGCGAGCAAGAAAAAATACACGAGCAATATATCAGAGAAAAGCGAGGCCAAAAAGTGATTGACGAACTCGAAGCAAAACACCACATAACGCCGAACTTTTCTGATTTTGCGATGATGGCAACAGAGCAAATGTATAAAGAAAAATACGAACAGTTGTTAGTTGAAAATGGGCTTAGATAA